From one Haloferax marinisediminis genomic stretch:
- the hemB gene encoding porphobilinogen synthase produces the protein MDLTDRPRRLRTDGIRPLVSETSLEATDLVAPVFVDATTDERIPIESMPGHERVPVDEAAARVAEVRETGVEAVIIFGIPESKDAEGSRAYAKDGVVQEAVQQITAETDAYVITDVCLCEYTDHGHCGIIEDHAEDDPTLTVQNDPTLDLLAKTAVSHAEAGADMVAPSSMTDGMVGAIRDGLDDAGYSDVPIMSYAAKYESAFYGPFRDAADGAPAFGDRRHYQMDPANAREAMREVALDVEQGADVLMVKPGLPYLDIVRAIRETYDHPVAAYNVSGEYAMLHAAAEKGWLDLDATAHESLLSMKRAGADLIITYFAERVAENLAGRR, from the coding sequence ATGGACCTCACCGACCGCCCGCGACGGCTTCGAACGGATGGGATACGGCCGCTCGTCTCAGAGACGTCACTGGAGGCGACAGACCTCGTCGCGCCCGTGTTCGTCGACGCGACGACCGACGAGCGAATCCCTATCGAGTCCATGCCGGGACACGAACGCGTTCCTGTCGACGAGGCGGCCGCCCGGGTAGCCGAAGTACGCGAGACTGGCGTCGAGGCAGTCATCATCTTCGGAATTCCCGAGTCGAAAGACGCCGAAGGGTCGCGCGCGTACGCGAAAGATGGAGTTGTTCAAGAGGCAGTCCAGCAGATTACCGCCGAGACGGACGCCTACGTCATCACCGACGTGTGTCTCTGCGAGTACACCGACCACGGACACTGCGGAATCATAGAGGACCACGCAGAAGACGACCCGACGCTGACCGTTCAGAACGACCCAACACTCGACCTTCTCGCGAAGACAGCCGTCTCGCACGCCGAAGCAGGCGCCGACATGGTCGCGCCGTCGTCGATGACCGACGGGATGGTGGGTGCCATCCGCGACGGATTAGACGACGCGGGCTACAGTGACGTTCCAATCATGTCCTACGCCGCGAAGTACGAGAGCGCCTTCTACGGTCCCTTCCGAGACGCCGCCGATGGTGCGCCGGCCTTCGGCGACCGGCGTCATTACCAGATGGACCCCGCCAACGCCCGCGAAGCGATGCGCGAGGTCGCGCTCGACGTCGAACAGGGTGCAGACGTGCTGATGGTCAAACCCGGCCTCCCGTATCTCGACATCGTCCGTGCCATCCGCGAGACCTACGACCACCCCGTCGCCGCGTACAACGTCTCTGGGGAGTACGCGATGCTCCATGCCGCCGCCGAGAAAGGTTGGTTGGACCTCGACGCGACGGCGCACGAGTCACTGTTGTCGATGAAGCGAGCAGGCGCAGACCTCATCATCACGTACTTCGCAGAGCGCGTGGCGGAGAACCTCGCTGGGCGTCGCTGA
- a CDS encoding DedA family protein gives MSAVVPELPAFLRDLLASDVAFLVLFLVFVLEGAMLLYIAPSELLVPGALILIGEEYLIPILAVAVAGATVGQFALFLVAKYGGREYLASRSWFRIDDSKLDRFDGWFERWGPLVVPASNAMLFTRGMLTVPAGFAEMSSRQFLVLSAAGTLVFESVLAALYVFGGRVLG, from the coding sequence ATGAGCGCTGTCGTTCCTGAACTGCCCGCCTTCCTCCGTGACCTCTTGGCTTCGGACGTTGCATTTCTCGTCCTCTTCTTGGTGTTCGTCCTCGAAGGTGCCATGCTGCTGTACATCGCACCGAGCGAACTACTCGTCCCGGGTGCGTTGATACTAATCGGAGAGGAGTATCTCATTCCCATCCTCGCCGTCGCCGTCGCTGGTGCCACAGTTGGCCAGTTCGCACTGTTTCTGGTCGCAAAATACGGCGGGCGCGAATACCTCGCCTCGCGTTCGTGGTTCCGCATCGACGATTCGAAACTCGACAGATTCGACGGGTGGTTCGAACGGTGGGGCCCGCTCGTCGTCCCTGCGAGTAACGCGATGTTGTTCACGCGCGGGATGCTCACCGTGCCCGCAGGGTTCGCCGAGATGTCATCGCGGCAGTTCCTCGTGTTGTCGGCGGCGGGGACGCTCGTGTTCGAGAGCGTACTCGCGGCGCTCTACGTATTCGGCGGACGGGTTCTCGGGTAA
- a CDS encoding DUF6757 family protein, giving the protein MQCHYCDREAAYAAEKDHIKVGLCERHFRKRVEKLAESEELAGLKEKLDINRTK; this is encoded by the coding sequence ATGCAGTGTCACTACTGCGACCGTGAGGCCGCATACGCCGCCGAGAAAGACCACATCAAGGTCGGCCTCTGTGAGCGACACTTCCGCAAGCGCGTCGAGAAACTCGCCGAGTCTGAAGAACTCGCAGGCTTGAAAGAAAAACTCGACATTAACCGAACGAAGTGA